One part of the Rutidosis leptorrhynchoides isolate AG116_Rl617_1_P2 chromosome 1, CSIRO_AGI_Rlap_v1, whole genome shotgun sequence genome encodes these proteins:
- the LOC139900277 gene encoding auxin-induced protein 10A5-like, which yields MSPAIEKSTKIQHIVRVRQMLRRWRRRSSFTTSRRCIAGDVPSGHVAVCVGINYKRFIVRATYLNHPIFQKLLMEAEEEYGFSNTGPLTVPCEESEFEEIIRFVSRSESNRHVDLEDFRRCCHVGYVSESKPLLHGSVF from the coding sequence ATGTCACCGGCGATTGAAAAATCAACCAAAATCCAACACATTGTACGCGTACGTCAAATGCTCCGTCGCTGGCGCCGTCGGTCATCTTTCACAACTTCTCGACGTTGTATCGCCGGTGATGTTCCGTCTGGACACGTGGCAGTTTGCGTCGGCATCAATTATAAGCGGTTTATCGTACGAGCAACGTATTTAAACCATCCGATATTCCAGAAGCTTCTAATGGAAGCTGAAGAAGAATACGGTTTTTCAAATACCGGTCCATTAACGGTTCCATGTGAAGAATCCGAGTTTGAGGAAATAATCCGGTTCGTTTCTAGATCTGAATCGAACCGGCATGTCGATTTAGAAGATTTTAGAAGATGTTGTCATGTGGGTTATGTGTCTGAATCTAAACCGCTTCTTCATGGATCTGTGTTTTGA